In Lathyrus oleraceus cultivar Zhongwan6 chromosome 2, CAAS_Psat_ZW6_1.0, whole genome shotgun sequence, the DNA window GGTTGGTTGTGTTTCTCTTAAAATTTTAGATTTGAATCTTGCTAGATGTTAATCATTCTTATGTTAGATCAATCCATATAGAATTTTGTTTAAACTTTAAACAGGTCTCCGCTAATGGACGATGGGATTGGTTCTTTTGAATTAGTCAATTGTAAGGCCATATACCAATATTTTTATGAAAAAAACTAGTAACATCTCTCTTTCATAACAATGAGTGGATTATAGATTTAGATTGTACTTACATTAATCCAAACAAAGATGTGTTTGAAGAATTATGTGATCAAGAAGGTGGATCAGTGCTGCTAAAAAATAATAAAGCCTGCAAGACTGCAAGGATTAGATatgtgagattcaagctccatgatgaaACCATAAGGTTGTTGACATATGTCAGGTATGTACCTGATCTGAAGAGAAATTTTATTTCTCTGggtgaattcgacaagaaatGATATATTTTCAAAGGAGATCATGGTATCTTGAGAATCATGAAGGGGCCGAAGGAAGAATGACTTGTATTCCCTTGAAGTTGAGGTCATAAGTAGCTCAGTTGATATCGCATCATCAAAGCACTTGACAAAGACTGAGTTATGGAACATGAGATTTGGCCATGTCAATGAAAAAGGTCTGGTTGAATTAGAAAAGTAAAATCTATTAGGTAGTGACAAGGTCAAAAGGCTGAAGATTTATGAACCATGTGTATTTGGCAAAGCTTGTGGAGTGAAGTTCAACAAAGGCCAAAAAAGAACAAATTAATCTCTTGATACATCCATGCTGATCTTTGGGGACTTACAAGAAATCCATCACACTCGGGTGCAAGttattttctatccatagttgatgattacTCTAGAAAGTTATGAATATTCATTCAGAAAACTAAGGATGAGACTtttgagaacttcaaaagttGGAAAACTTTGGTGGAAATTTATAATGGAAGGAAGGTCAAGAGGTTAAGGACAAATTATGGCATTGAGTTTTGAAATGATTCATTTAAAAGTTAGTGTGTTATGTCTAGGATTGCAAGGCACAAAACTGTTGCAAGTACACCCCGGAAAAATGGTTTGGCTAAAAGTTTTAGTCGAACTATCTTTGAACGGGTGAGGTGCATGTTGGTTAGTGTTACGTTGAATAAGGTGTTTTAGGCTTAGGTTGTTGTGACTGCAGCCCACCTGATAAATAGGTGTCCCTCAACTGCCTTGGGGATGAAGACATCTGAGAAAGTCAGGTCAGGTCATCCACAAAATCTCGACAGGCTTACAGCATTTGGTTATGTATCATATGCTCACATTTGACAAGACAAAGTCAAACCTAGAGTTGTGAGATGCATGTTACTTGGGTATCCTGAGGGAGTCAAAGCTTATAAGTTATGGTTCCTAGAACCTGGTCAGAAGAGGTGCATCATTAGTCATGATATAGTTTTCAATGAATCTGAGATGGACTTTAAGAAAATTGATTATGGTGTGGCTAGTTGAAAGATCTCTGAATAAGAAGAAAAGAAGGAAGAAGTTCTTGTTGAGGTAGATCACTTAGGAAATGAAGTGCACAATCATGGGGGAAATCCAGATGAAGTTGTTGAAGAAGCACATGATACTGAAGAAAATGAGGAAACTGCTGATGACTACCTGCTGGCAAGAGACTGGTCAAGAAGACACATTAAGCCACCTCAAGGGTTTGGTTATGCATACCTCATAGTCTTTGCCTTAATTTCAGCAAGTGAGGTTTTCGATGAAAACCCTGGAGATTACAAAGAAACTATGAGGAGTTGAATTAAGAAGAAATGGTTGAAAGTCATGGATGATGAGATAAAAtctcttcatgataaccacaCCTGGAAGCTGGTCAAAAAACCTGCAGGGGCTAGGTTAGTCAGCTGTACATGGATTTTCGAAGTAAAGGAAGgaattgaatgagttatgttgAAAAGGTTCAAGGCAATACGGGTTGCAAGGGGCTTCACTCAAAAGGAAGGAGTGGACTTCAATGAAGTACTATCTTCTGTTGTGAAGCATAGATTCACTGGAATGCTTTTTGTCATGGTGTTTAGGTTTGACATAGAATTGAAGCAGATGAGTATGAAGACTTCCTTCTTATATGTTGATCTCGATGAAACGATCTTGATGAAGCAAACTGAAGGGTATGAAGAAAAAAGTAAGGATGTGTGCAAGCTAGACAGGTCACTATATGGCCTGAAGCAATCTCCTAGGCAATGGAACAGGAGATTCGGCAAGTTTATGACACACATTGGCTTCACAAGGAGCAACTTCGATCATTGTGTCTATTTTATGTTCTTGCCAGAAAATTCATTTGTCATCTTATTGCTCTATGTGAATGACTTCCTTATAGCAAGCAACCCCGTCGAAGAAGTAATGAGGATGAAGTCTGAACTTAATTAGGAATTTAAAATGAAGGACATTGGAGTTGCAACCAGGATTCTAGGTATCCACATCAAGAGAGATAAAAAAACTGGCAAAATTATGTTTATCTCAAGAGTCATATCTAAGGAAAATTTTCGACGGGTTTGGTATGTCAAACTCAAAACTTGTTATAACGCCAACAACTTAGCAATTCAAGCTGAGTATAACTCAAATTCCTAGTACTAGAGCCAAAAGTGCTTATATGAATAGGATTTCATATGCTAGTATAGTGGATTCTTTGATGTATGATGTGGTATGTACCATGTCATACATAGCTTATGCAGTAAGTCTTGTAAGTAGATACATGTCTAACCCTGGAAAAGCTCATTGGCAAGCTTTGAAATGAATTCTAAGATACATAAAAGGATCCCTGAGTAGGGTCCTGATTAATGGTGGAATCAGAGGTCGGGTTGACCAAAGGAAAATCGAAGGATTTATGCACTCTAACTATGTAGGATTGTATGGACACCAAAAAATCTCTTATGTCTCTTCGGGAATTAAACGATTTCTTTTCGGTAGTATTACTTTATTCTTAGCATTGAATTTCTCAACAATATTTATATTAATCCTAGTAAAAAATCAGTTCCACTATTTGAATAAGgtaaaatagaattaaataaaaaaatgtaTTCTTCCTAAGTCAGAGAAAGAAAAATGATTCTAACTGATGGAAATATAGAGACTTAATACCACGTTATTATCAATTAAGAATATATAGTATATGTCCACAAATTAATAGACAAAAGATCGCCAGCATATTTctaaacaaaacaaaaaacagTCAAAGTTACTATAtataacatatacatgcatagTTGGACTATGTATGCCGCCACAAACTTTAGTGATAAGAATATTATTCAATCAAATAAAACGAAATGGTGGTAGACATGATCATAATCCACCTACCCTCTAAACAACAAATAGAATATTAATGCTAGTGGCCATTTTTTTATCATAAAGAATGTAACATTTTTTAGCTATATATAAAGGTTGCAACCAAGGTTCAGTCCTCATCAAACATAATACCTCAAATTGTAACAACCTTACCTTAAACCTTCTCAACccaacaaaaacaacaacatggGCAGTGTTGAAATTCCAACAAAGGTTCTTACCAACACATCTGCTCAAATTAAGATGCCTGTTGTTGGAATGGGATCAGCACCTGACTTCACATGCAAGAAAGACACTAAAGAAGCAATCATCGAAGCCATCAAACAAGGTTACAGACACTTTGATACTGCTGCTGCTTATGGCTCCGAACAAGCTCTTGGTGAAGCTTTGAATGAGGCTATTCAACTTGGTCTTGTCACTAGAGAACAGCTTTTTGTTACTTCTAAACTTTGGGTTACTGAAAATCATCCTCACCTTGTTCTTCCTGCTCTACAAAAATCTCTCAAGTAAGTAAACTAGAATTAGTCACTTTTGTTATCTCTATCGTGAAAGAGACTTATTGGATTTGTTGATTATTTTGTGCAGGACTCTTCAGTTGGATTACTTGGATTTGTATTTGATTCATTGGCCACTTAGTTCTCAGCCCGGAAAGTTTTCATTTCCAATTGATGTGGCTGATCTATTGCCATTTGATGTAAAAGGTGTGTGGGAATCCATGGAAGAAGCTTTGAGACTTGGACTCACGAAAGCTATTGGTGTCAGTAACTTCTCTGTCAAGAAACTTCAAAAGCTACTATCTGTTGCCACTGTTCTTCCTGCTGTTAATCAAGTAAGTCATTAACCAAACATCAATTTAGATTAAAACTTTGATTGATTATCAATATTATTTATATAATGTACTTGTGTATGTATGTATAGGTAGAGATGAACCTTGCATGGCAACAAAAGAAGCTAAGAGAATTTTGCAATGAAAATGGAATAGTGTTAACTGCATTTTCACCGTTGAGGAAAGGTGCAAGCCGAGGAGCAAATGAGGTTATGGAGAATGATATGCTTAAACAGATTGCAGATGCTCATGGAAAGTCTATTGCACAAATTTCTCTGAGATGGTTATATGAACAAGGAATCACTTTTGTTCCAAAGAGCTATGATAAGGAGAGAATGAGTCAAAATTTGAGAATCTTTGATTGGACACTGACAAAGGAGGATCATGAGAAAATTGATCAAATTAAGCAGAATCGTTTGATCCCTGGACCAACCAAGCCAAGTCTCAATGATCTTTGGGATGATGAAATATAAAAGAAAAGTTGCTAAAGTTATTCAACTTTGCTTTGGCATCTATCTTTTGTGTTTATTTTATACTAGTTGTTTCTTTTGAGCTTTGAATTACCAATGTTTTTGTATTGGGTTTAAATGATCaattttaaatttaataattTTCTCCAACATATCTTATAATAGTGTTTTACTTTACTGTCATGAaaattgtaattttttttatcaaaaaaaatTGTATTGACTTGATTATACAATTCAATTATAGGATGTGTGTCCAACAAGTAATAATATTATACTAAGAAGTTGAAAGAGTGGTATACAACTAATATCAAAACTTAAGAATGCATAATCACCACATTATAACCCAACAAGCAGAATGGTAGTTTGCATTATATTTAAGAAATTTATGTTCATGATACTCTGAATGAGAAATCAATGAAATTGTCCCATGTAGAAATGAGCAGTGCTATAAACACTAATTTTATGTTGAATCCATTTTTAAAATGTTGAATCCAAATCATAATGGGCAACAAGAGTAGTGATTGTCCTAAAATAATCTTTCGATGAAACCGGCGAGAAAGTATCTTTAAAGCCAATCTCTTCCTTTTGAGTATAATCCTTAACAACATGATGGATTTTATACCTTTCCACATTACCGTTAAAATCCTGCTTGGTCTTAAAAATTCATTTGCAACCAATGGGTTTCACACCTTATGGTAACaggacaagttcccaaactttATTGTCTTGGATGGACTTATACCCCTCCTTCATTGCTTCAATCCACTTTTCCAAGTTGTAATCTTGCATGGATTGACGAAAGTTGATTGGATCGTCTTCCATCATACCATTATTTTCCTCATGCTCTTGGAGAAAGACTATGTAATCATCCGGAATATCATTTCTCCTTTCTCTAGTGGATCTCTGCAAAGGTATTGGTTCTTGTAACACTTGTTCTTGAGGCTCTTGAGTTTGTTCTTCATGAAATACTAAATCATCTTGAGTTTGAGGAATTTCAACAATTTCTTGTGGAGTTTCCGTTCTTACTTGATCAAAAGCAACTATATGAATTGGTTCTAGAATTGTTACAAATTCTTCCTCTAAGACAAAGTCTCTAACCTTATTCTTTCCCCCAAACTCAATATCCTCAAAAAATATGGTTGTTCCTGTCTCAAAAATTGAATTTAATTTGGGATCGTCAAATGTGTAGCCCCTAGATCTTTCAGAATAGCCAATAAAGTAGTTGCTTATTGTTCGGAACTCCAATTTATTTTCATTTGGCATGTAAGATCTTAACTCAACTAGACATCCCCACACATGAAAAAAATTTAGACTAGGCTTTCTCCCAGTCTAAAGCTCGTAAGGTGTTATGGCAGCTGCCCTTATTGGTACTTTATTTAGGATGTAAGTTGCAGTCTTTCTCCCCAGAGTGACTCCGGTAAGGTAGAATGACAAATCACACTCCTTACCATATTCTTAAGAGTCCGATTTTGTTTTTCAGCAACACCATTCATATTATGAGATCATGGCATGGTGTATTGTAGGACGATTCCACATTCCTCCAGATATTTGGCAAAAGACTCTGGACGTTGTTCACGTGAACCGTCACATATGTCGTAATATTCACCGTCACTGTCATACTTGATTTTCTTAAGTCTTTTGTTGAGTTGATTCTCAACTTCAACCTTAAACGATTTGAACACATCCAATGATTGTGACTTTTCATGTATAATAAATATGTACGCATATCTAGAATAGTCGTCTATGAATGATATAAAATATTGTTGCCCATTCCAAGAAGGTGTGAGAAATGATCCACAAATGTCTGTATGTATTAATTTTAAGACATCTATAGCTCTATATGCAACATATGTCTTTGTTTTGGTTTGTTTACCTTTAACGCACTCAACACAAACATCAAAGTTTGTGAATTCAATAGAATCCAAAATTCCATCGGACACTGGTCGTTCAACTCTATTTTAAGAGATGTGAACCTATGCACTTGTGTCATAGTGCTCCTGAATTATTATCATCAATTTTACGCTTAGTACCACGTGATTCCACAATTAAGGATTTGCCATATGTAGCTATTATGTCAAGCAAATATAGATTATCATGACCCATAAGAGATCAGTTTCAACAATATCTGAAGTGAAATACAACTTGAACATATTGTTTCCAAATGAACAAAAGTAACTTGATTTTTCCAAATAAGAAACTGAAATTAAGTTTCGTCTGAATGACGGAACCACAAAAGTGTTTTTCAAATCCAAATAAAATCTGGTACAcatcaataaaataaaattccTTACAACTTCCACCTCTACCGAATTGCCATCTCCCACATAGATTTATCTTTCAACATCATTTGGATTCCGGTAGTTCAGGTAACCCTTCATTGAAACATTGATGTTAGTAGTTGCTCCAGAGTCTAACCACCAAGTGTTTTCAGGTTCCTGAAGCTAAATTGACCTCAGAACAGACCAAACCATGACTCATGCGATTGGAGCGATCTCGCTTCTCATAATTTTGCTCTGTTTAAAGGTACTAGATTCCGTAGGAGAAGATGGTTTCTTCGTCCTTAATGCAAGGTCAAGATCCATGTAGCCAAGAACAATTTTTATGTTTTCATGCCAATCCTTAAAATCTATCCCATTAAGGACCAGAACCTTATTCATATTAGCATATATTAAAGCAATTGTAGTTGAAAAATAGAACATAATAAATACTATAATATAGTTATACAAAAAAACCGAATTATCAATTTGTTCAAATAAAGACATAACCCATCTTAAGATACCTAGTGCAACATCAATATTGAGTCTTTGGACACTAATATTAACTGATAGTGGTACTTTTGTTGTAACGATTAAACATTGATAATAAAAAAATGTCAGATAATAAACCCCTAATTGGATTGATTTATTATTCACATGTGAAACCTTATAATTATAACATGTTTACCATCACAGACGCGTATGAAAACCGGCCAACCACCAACTGTCCTTTGGGTCAATTGATACTCGCATGGACAAGCATACACACAGCCAGAAAAATATTTAACATTTTTCATAAGTAATTTCCACAAAAGAGATCACTTTGGCGATTTTTCATTTCAACAACTCACTTAAAAGATTAAACTTTGTATAAATTTACAAACCATAGCCAAAACTTGAACAAAATTATACAAAAATTAATGGATGAAATAACTAAGGGGCACGATCATGCAAACAAAAACGATATGCCCGTGTTCCAATCAGTGCTCTCTTTGTTATGTGAAGCACAACAAAATAATAACAAgtaatatattatatattaataatgataataaaaacaaatttaacaaaattatttatttattattaaaataacttgttttaataaataaataaaattaaacatAAACTTTAAAACATGTGTGGCTCTAAATTGTGTGTGACGTGTAttaagaaggttgtcaatgcaaGGTATGCATTAACAGAACCTTCTTTTAAACACTATCGTGAAGACATCACATTGGTCAAACGCATATGCAGTaaggtggatcgataatatttcattggagaagtggactagggcatgCGGCAACGGTCAACGATGGGgtcacatgacaacaaatcttgtggaatcaatgatctttgtcttcaaaggcatctgaaacctacCTATAACTGCTCTAGTGTAAGCAACCTATTTTAGGCTAGGGGCATTGTTTTAGATCAGACGCTCCAAATGAAGTTTAGTGTTACAATTtgggcagttgttcagtgatgcttcaatgaaataTACTAAAGAGGAAGTTgtcaaagctaacacacatgtggccatggtgtttgaccgtactaaaggttgaTACAATGTTACTGGGTTaatggatcacaatgaaggcatgtcGAGGGAACACTATCGAGTGGAACTAGATAAAAGgtggtgcgactgcggaaagtttCAAGCATTTCGTATGCCCTACTCCCATCTCATAGCG includes these proteins:
- the LOC127117498 gene encoding NAD(P)H-dependent 6'-deoxychalcone synthase produces the protein MGSVEIPTKVLTNTSAQIKMPVVGMGSAPDFTCKKDTKEAIIEAIKQGYRHFDTAAAYGSEQALGEALNEAIQLGLVTREQLFVTSKLWVTENHPHLVLPALQKSLKTLQLDYLDLYLIHWPLSSQPGKFSFPIDVADLLPFDVKGVWESMEEALRLGLTKAIGVSNFSVKKLQKLLSVATVLPAVNQVEMNLAWQQKKLREFCNENGIVLTAFSPLRKGASRGANEVMENDMLKQIADAHGKSIAQISLRWLYEQGITFVPKSYDKERMSQNLRIFDWTLTKEDHEKIDQIKQNRLIPGPTKPSLNDLWDDEI